In Fusarium verticillioides 7600 chromosome 4, whole genome shotgun sequence, the following proteins share a genomic window:
- a CDS encoding hypothetical protein (At least one base has a quality score < 10): protein MCLFSLFSKDKDEKDDLPPPRPTSLGRRTPEATSRLQGSKFDGSPRPSGDKDKYGYGVGYSSGNGSLGVGGPHGGGGLYGGVNGGVYSGVSGGPNGGVNGGVYGGVSGTTHGGGLAPAGGYGSSPGGGHGYL, encoded by the coding sequence ATGTGCTTATTCAGTCTCTTctcaaaagacaaagacgaaAAGGACGATCTACCGCCTCCACGGCCAACAAGCCTTGGGCGCAGAACACCAGAGGCTACATCAAGACTCCAAGGGAGCAAATTCGACGGTAGTCCAAGACCATCAGGTGACAAAGACAAGTACGGTTACGGAGTCGGCTACAGCTCTGGCAATGGATCGTTAGGCGTTGGTGGACCGCATGGCGGCGGTGGCCTGTATGGTGGTGTCAATGGTGGTGTTTATTCTGGCGTCAGTGGAGGGCCAAACGGGGGTGTTAATGGAGGAGTTTATGGTGGTGTTTCAGGGACAACACATGGTGGCGGATTGGCGCCGGCTGGAGGGTATGGGAGTTCACCAGGAGGAGGGCATGGATACCTGTGA
- a CDS encoding agmatinase 1: protein MLYKSLVSLSLASVALAHGDHSHDQEPMSGPHQGLWYNTLPGDGGTQADSVFSGISTFGRLPYQPCLKANSIKYDIAFIGAPFDTGTSYRPGARFGPSGIRQGSRRLNLYGGYNVPLATNPFNSWATVLDCGDIPVTSYDNQWALRQIEEGHYNILSRPPATDADKSGPALKSRTLPRVITLGGDHTITLPLLRSINRAYGPVTVIHFDSHLDTWKPKVFGGSPSEVAAINHGTYFYHAAMEGLLRNDTNIHAGIRTTLSGPSDYDNDGYCGFEIVEAREIDTIGTDGIIEKILKRVGTDRPVYLSIDIDTLDPAFAPATGTPETGGWSTRELRTIIRGLESLNLIAADIVEVAPAYDTNAEHTTMAAADVLYEVMSIMVKKGPLSRMVEGRKEEEL from the exons ATGTTGTACAagtctctcgtctctctaAGCCTTGCTTCTGTGGCTCTCGCCCACGGCGACCATAGCCATGACCAAGAGCCCATGTCAGGTCCTCACCAAGGTCTCTGGTACAACACCCTCCCCGGCGATGGCGGTACTCAG GCCGACTCCGTCTTCTCCGGCATCAGCACCTTCGGCCGTCTTCCATATCAGCCATGCTTGAAGGCAAACAGCATCAAGTATGACATTGCTTTTATCGGTGCTCCTTTCGATACAGGTACTTCCTACAGGCCTGGTGCTCGCTTCGGACCTTCTGGTATCCGACAAGGCTCTCGACGACTCAACCTTTA TGGAGGTTACAATGTACCTCTGGCTACCAACCCATTTAACAGCTGGGCCACAGTTCTCGACTGTGGTGATATTCCAGTCACCTC ATACGATAACCAGTGGGCGCTTCGACAGATCGAGGAGGGTCACTACAACATCCTCTCTCGTCCACCAGCCACAGATGCAGACAAGTCTGGCCCAGCTCTGAAGAGCCGAACCCTTCCTAGAGTCATCACCCTTGGCGGTGACCATACCATtactctccctctccttcgCTCCATCAACCGTGCCTATGGCCCCGTGACAGTGATTCACTTCGATAGTCATCTGGACACCT GGAAGCCCAAGGTCTTTGGTGGCTCTCCATCAGAGGTCGCTGCTATCAACCACGGCACATACTTCTACCATGCAGCTATGGAAGGCCTTCTCCGCAATGATACCAACATCCATGCTGGTATCAGAACTACTCTGAGTGGTCCTAGCGATTACGATAACGATGGATACTGTGGCTTCGAGATCGTAGAGGCTCGAGAGATCGATACCATTGGTACCGATGGTATCATTGAGAAAATTCTCAAGCGCGTCGGCACCGATCGCCCTGTTTACCTTTCTATAGACATCGACACTCTTGATCCGGCTTTCGCCCCTGCTACCGGTACTCCTGAGACTGGAGGTTGGTCAACTCGAGAGCTTCGAACTATTATCCGAGGATTGGAAAGCTTAAACCTCATTGCTGCAGACATTGTCGAGGTTGCC CCTGCCTACGACACTAATGCTGAGCACACTACCATGGCAGCCGCTGATGTTCTATACGAGGTCATGTCtatcatggtcaagaagggaCCTCTCAGCCGCATGGTTGAGGGtaggaaagaagaagagctgtAA